The following proteins are co-located in the Micromonospora viridifaciens genome:
- a CDS encoding YcxB family protein produces MHIRFDVPADPAYPGRVAAALSSVRLRKYGYIGAVLAAVGAIGFAVSRGFAWGDQVSPLCMAMVVGGLLSMLYPPWVRLRARRRSSRYAVEGAYDITDDNIMMRSGSESGGIAWDGVAQVRATPEFWIVYVGRMPATVIPRRLMSAEDAETLRAYMAKRGLLQLR; encoded by the coding sequence GTGCACATCCGTTTTGACGTCCCCGCCGATCCCGCCTACCCAGGCCGCGTGGCCGCTGCGCTCAGCAGTGTTCGGCTGCGCAAGTACGGATATATCGGCGCGGTGCTGGCGGCGGTCGGGGCGATCGGTTTCGCCGTCTCGCGGGGGTTCGCGTGGGGCGACCAGGTCTCGCCGCTGTGCATGGCGATGGTCGTGGGTGGCCTGCTGTCGATGCTGTACCCGCCGTGGGTGCGGTTGCGCGCCCGGCGCCGCTCCAGTCGCTACGCTGTCGAGGGCGCCTACGACATCACCGACGACAACATCATGATGCGCAGCGGCTCGGAGTCCGGCGGCATCGCCTGGGACGGGGTCGCCCAGGTAAGGGCCACCCCTGAGTTCTGGATCGTCTACGTCGGCCGGATGCCGGCGACCGTGATCCCACGCCGCTTGATGTCCGCCGAGGACGCCGAGACGTTGCGAGCCTATATGGCCAAACGTGGACTGCTCCAGCTTCGCTGA
- a CDS encoding TROVE domain-containing protein, giving the protein MAKFNFKLRRNRHEAGETVTAEGAPGFTREPRTELFLLGVSNMVGEDTFYEGSAVRDVRFRELIAAVAVADPDWFARFVPWLRTGALLRSASVVAALEGARAQVAAGVPGSRAIVNAALQRADEPGEALAYWLGRYGRALPKPVKRGIADAVVRLYHERSLLKYDSESTAVRFGDVIDLTHPTAKDERQGDLFRHALDRRHKRDNPLPASLKVLAARAELIALPVERRREVTDPTVLGAAGMTWEALAGWRQTTMDAPAWEAIIPTMGYLALLRNLRNFDQAGVSDAVAETVAAKLSDPGEVAKSRVLPMRFLSAYNAAPSLRWAYALEKALQHALVNVPALDARTLVLIDTSGSMDSAFSKDGTLRCWDAGTVFGLALAARAQVATVVSFSNASKVFPTVAGESVLAAVRRFKDGGYFYGGGTETEQAVRAHYDRHDRVVILTDEQAHWHASADVAAAVPARVPVYTWNLAGYRVGHTPTVGNRHTFGGLSDSAFAMIPLIEAGSRDQWPF; this is encoded by the coding sequence ATGGCCAAGTTCAACTTCAAGCTGCGCCGGAACCGGCACGAGGCCGGCGAGACTGTGACCGCCGAAGGCGCGCCGGGTTTCACCCGCGAGCCGCGTACCGAGCTCTTCCTGCTTGGCGTGTCGAACATGGTCGGCGAGGACACTTTCTACGAGGGTTCCGCCGTGCGGGATGTCCGATTCCGTGAGTTGATCGCCGCCGTCGCTGTCGCCGACCCCGACTGGTTTGCCCGGTTCGTGCCCTGGCTGCGTACGGGTGCGCTGCTGCGCTCGGCGTCCGTGGTGGCGGCCTTGGAGGGTGCCCGTGCGCAGGTCGCGGCGGGCGTTCCAGGTTCGCGGGCGATCGTGAACGCCGCACTGCAGCGTGCCGACGAGCCGGGTGAGGCGCTGGCGTACTGGCTGGGGCGCTATGGCCGGGCGCTGCCGAAGCCGGTCAAGCGGGGCATCGCGGATGCCGTCGTGCGGCTGTATCACGAGCGCAGCCTGCTCAAATACGACTCCGAGAGCACCGCGGTGCGGTTCGGTGATGTCATCGACCTGACCCACCCGACGGCGAAGGACGAACGGCAGGGTGACCTGTTCCGGCACGCCCTGGACCGGCGTCACAAGCGCGACAACCCGCTACCGGCGTCGCTGAAGGTGCTGGCGGCCCGGGCCGAGCTGATAGCGTTGCCGGTCGAGCGGCGCCGGGAGGTCACCGACCCGACGGTGCTCGGCGCGGCCGGTATGACGTGGGAGGCTCTCGCGGGCTGGCGACAGACCACCATGGACGCTCCGGCGTGGGAGGCGATCATCCCGACCATGGGATACCTCGCGTTGCTGCGTAACCTGCGCAACTTCGACCAGGCCGGGGTCAGCGACGCGGTCGCCGAGACAGTGGCGGCGAAGCTGTCCGACCCGGGCGAGGTCGCGAAGTCGCGCGTGCTGCCGATGCGTTTCCTGTCGGCGTACAACGCGGCACCGAGCTTGCGGTGGGCGTACGCCCTGGAGAAGGCGTTGCAGCATGCGCTGGTGAACGTACCGGCGCTGGACGCTCGGACTCTGGTCTTGATCGACACATCAGGGTCGATGGACAGCGCGTTCAGCAAGGACGGCACCCTGCGCTGCTGGGACGCGGGCACTGTGTTCGGCCTCGCGTTGGCCGCCCGCGCGCAGGTCGCGACGGTGGTGTCGTTCTCCAACGCCAGCAAGGTGTTCCCCACCGTGGCGGGTGAGTCAGTGTTGGCAGCGGTGCGCCGGTTCAAGGACGGCGGCTACTTCTACGGCGGCGGAACCGAGACCGAACAGGCGGTCCGGGCGCACTACGACCGGCACGATCGGGTGGTCATCCTCACCGACGAGCAGGCGCACTGGCACGCCTCGGCGGATGTGGCGGCTGCGGTACCCGCACGGGTTCCGGTGTACACCTGGAACCTGGCCGGATACCGGGTCGGGCACACGCCAACAGTCGGGAACCGCCACACGTTCGGCGGCCTGTCCGACTCCGCGTTCGCGATGATCCCGCTCATCGAAGCCGGATCCCGCGACCAGTGGCCGTTCTGA
- a CDS encoding WXG100-like domain-containing protein has product MGLTLPAELTSMLSMLGYDWPESDETKLFQLAGEWTGMADKIGGSVEQLNSAAGTIIANHRGASIAAFADEWADAESAGRNIADSVTPSHIVSIGLMVAAGVILVLKIQVIVQLILLAIQIAQAVATAVATFGASLAEIPIFKMITGIIIDQLIGMAVDAVLNG; this is encoded by the coding sequence GTGGGTTTGACGCTACCCGCGGAACTGACGTCCATGCTGTCGATGCTCGGCTACGACTGGCCGGAGTCCGACGAGACCAAGCTGTTCCAGCTTGCCGGCGAGTGGACCGGGATGGCCGACAAGATCGGTGGTTCGGTCGAACAGCTCAACTCCGCAGCGGGCACGATCATCGCGAACCACAGGGGCGCCAGCATCGCCGCGTTCGCCGATGAGTGGGCCGACGCCGAGTCCGCGGGGCGCAACATCGCCGACTCCGTCACGCCGTCGCACATCGTCAGCATCGGGTTGATGGTCGCCGCCGGGGTGATCCTGGTGTTGAAGATCCAGGTGATCGTGCAGCTGATCCTGCTGGCGATTCAGATCGCCCAGGCGGTGGCCACGGCGGTGGCTACCTTCGGTGCCTCACTGGCCGAGATTCCCATTTTCAAGATGATCACCGGGATCATCATCGACCAGCTCATCGGTATGGCCGTCGACGCGGTGCTCAATGGGTAA
- a CDS encoding SUKH-4 family immunity protein gives MAADPRFRALWDEDELVPYPRQSWLDLGFPAHTLPDGDEIPFEVEVVYTAYLEGEIGLFDTIQLSTEDGSLDIRLIVVGAVADNPNLLYVLDPKTGEILQFDLEVQDVQAVNSNFRCFVEFLYQFALFVEADEGKAGRAERAVALANTLRDIDPAAFAADAWWPLVLAQLR, from the coding sequence ATGGCAGCTGACCCCCGGTTCCGCGCTCTCTGGGACGAGGACGAGCTGGTCCCCTACCCCAGACAAAGCTGGCTCGACCTGGGCTTCCCCGCGCACACGCTACCCGACGGAGACGAAATCCCGTTCGAGGTCGAGGTGGTCTATACCGCCTACCTGGAAGGCGAGATCGGACTCTTCGACACCATCCAGCTCAGCACCGAGGACGGCTCCCTCGACATCCGCTTGATCGTGGTCGGCGCGGTCGCGGACAACCCGAACCTGCTCTACGTACTCGACCCCAAGACCGGGGAGATCCTCCAGTTCGATCTCGAAGTCCAGGACGTTCAGGCGGTCAACTCCAACTTCCGCTGCTTCGTCGAGTTCCTCTACCAGTTCGCTCTGTTCGTCGAGGCCGACGAGGGAAAGGCCGGCCGGGCCGAACGCGCCGTCGCGCTGGCCAACACCCTGCGCGACATCGACCCCGCCGCCTTCGCCGCCGACGCCTGGTGGCCCCTGGTACTCGCACAACTCCGCTGA
- a CDS encoding M20/M25/M40 family metallo-hydrolase: MTDAERDAIHAEVEALAGRVSSARAGDGTYDPLTLVGAMLDGSSYDSISRGGTAATAYPFPVSNTAANQFEYDRKVAKLAWVVKLATDLGFPVVVQRQPDKYVYAEIGDPDAPEMVMALSHLDSPTASVSPAQLARWRDADGNLGAPGAYHSPYIKDGWVYGAGIQDDSGPTLATLLAAKALLEAGLPLDRRIRIVMGIYEDGGPGTPSTTNTATFQSIPYNSNPSFYDNWAYKNLNREEIPIAAYTSDSRFPVIVGNSGSVTPSVSISLSADSAKAFRLTAATAGVTLREGDPTLKDIAYGSTTQIASRAIFTLDVAGAGSAERDRFVSAITAAATTKGWLPAAPRTTPKVQTTITGDSLTLEINTDVAMEMPTPQYGKNAVVWGMFLLSKGLGALGSSAADMQLKKAADGITDLFFRDGVEGEAYIGKYMGIPANLLRNPSNGTPNLTFALMGGINSETPTSFYTDSSGSLSIPMYVRSMHVTAADSGQATAAVTAAFQAKGFTIGNLGSPVGAGLYVTHDNPLTALQFASYQASINHNPEAFRDPYCLSDVVYPQGTTGGTLASSFRNKMTAFGAVIPGNERWWHTANERMKIDSAVQMTKMMADGMLEMARYTGPAGAKFMWADMPGLNADRADLDLLDVTIGTYKDASAAVGTSQLGNQALLGATSFNIPMWNGRGNSTPTASAFELGHAPGGVYLPLTDTEYLNSTYVAPMRLEFKVERPEHMSDAAWAKFVAGGYGDFQFNILVGGKVVPLAVPAGQSADKYFSSRISANNPDAIYLSVNLAITDAPYTGVQAKLADSKTDLYTVNPTYLASNPDPFPGRGAIEQRGFFVFGDGQKNAEFSSPDAVYVTVANAVVDAKPSAVVKKLKGNTNELTITVKQTHVDGSESPVTATFTIDNNAAGTYTVGDYKVFVDTKGNTQVRSISIV; encoded by the coding sequence GTGACCGACGCCGAGCGCGACGCGATCCACGCGGAAGTCGAGGCGCTGGCTGGACGCGTCAGCAGCGCGCGGGCGGGGGACGGCACCTACGACCCGCTCACTCTGGTCGGGGCGATGCTGGACGGGTCGAGCTACGACTCCATCTCCCGAGGCGGCACGGCCGCGACGGCGTACCCCTTCCCGGTCAGCAACACCGCGGCCAACCAGTTCGAGTACGACCGCAAGGTCGCCAAGCTCGCCTGGGTGGTCAAGCTGGCCACCGACCTGGGTTTCCCGGTGGTCGTCCAACGCCAGCCCGACAAGTACGTCTACGCGGAGATCGGTGACCCGGACGCCCCGGAGATGGTCATGGCGTTGAGCCACCTCGACTCGCCGACGGCTTCCGTTTCGCCAGCCCAGCTGGCGCGCTGGCGCGACGCCGATGGCAACCTCGGCGCTCCTGGTGCGTACCACTCGCCCTATATCAAGGACGGCTGGGTCTACGGGGCGGGCATCCAGGACGACAGCGGTCCGACGCTGGCGACGCTGCTCGCGGCCAAGGCACTGCTCGAGGCGGGGTTGCCCCTCGACCGACGCATCCGCATCGTGATGGGAATCTACGAAGACGGCGGTCCCGGCACGCCCTCGACGACGAACACCGCCACCTTCCAGTCCATCCCGTACAACTCGAACCCGAGCTTCTACGACAACTGGGCCTACAAGAACCTCAACCGGGAAGAGATCCCGATCGCGGCCTACACCTCCGACTCGCGGTTCCCGGTCATCGTCGGCAACTCCGGATCGGTGACCCCGTCGGTGTCGATAAGCCTGTCCGCTGACAGCGCCAAGGCCTTCCGGCTGACGGCTGCCACCGCCGGCGTCACCCTGCGTGAAGGCGACCCGACGCTCAAGGACATCGCCTACGGCAGCACCACGCAGATCGCCTCGCGGGCCATTTTCACCCTCGACGTGGCGGGGGCCGGCTCGGCCGAGCGCGACCGCTTCGTGTCGGCGATCACCGCTGCCGCGACCACGAAGGGTTGGCTCCCGGCTGCTCCGCGCACCACGCCCAAGGTGCAGACCACGATCACCGGCGACTCGCTCACGCTGGAGATCAACACCGATGTGGCGATGGAGATGCCGACCCCGCAGTACGGCAAGAATGCCGTCGTGTGGGGAATGTTCCTCCTCTCCAAGGGACTCGGCGCCCTGGGAAGCAGCGCCGCCGACATGCAATTGAAGAAGGCCGCCGACGGCATCACCGACCTGTTCTTCCGCGACGGTGTCGAAGGCGAAGCCTATATCGGCAAGTACATGGGCATCCCGGCGAACCTGTTGCGCAACCCGAGCAACGGCACGCCGAACCTGACCTTTGCCCTCATGGGAGGCATCAATTCGGAGACCCCGACGAGCTTTTACACGGACTCCTCCGGCAGCCTTAGCATCCCGATGTATGTGCGCAGCATGCACGTCACCGCGGCTGACTCCGGCCAGGCAACGGCGGCGGTCACGGCCGCGTTCCAGGCGAAGGGGTTCACCATCGGCAACCTCGGCTCGCCCGTCGGCGCCGGGTTGTACGTCACTCACGACAACCCACTGACGGCTCTTCAGTTCGCGAGCTACCAAGCCTCGATCAACCACAACCCGGAGGCGTTCAGGGATCCATACTGCCTCAGTGACGTGGTGTATCCGCAGGGCACGACCGGTGGCACCCTGGCCAGCAGCTTCCGCAACAAGATGACCGCGTTCGGCGCCGTCATCCCCGGTAACGAGCGCTGGTGGCACACGGCCAACGAGCGGATGAAGATCGACTCGGCAGTGCAGATGACCAAGATGATGGCCGATGGCATGCTGGAGATGGCCCGGTACACCGGGCCCGCCGGTGCCAAGTTCATGTGGGCAGACATGCCGGGGCTGAACGCCGACCGGGCGGACCTCGACCTGCTCGACGTCACGATCGGAACCTACAAGGACGCGTCGGCCGCTGTCGGCACGAGCCAGCTGGGCAACCAGGCCCTGCTCGGCGCCACCTCGTTCAACATCCCGATGTGGAACGGGCGCGGCAACTCGACCCCGACGGCGTCGGCTTTCGAACTGGGGCACGCCCCGGGAGGGGTCTACCTCCCCCTGACCGACACCGAGTACCTGAACTCCACGTACGTGGCGCCGATGCGTCTGGAGTTCAAGGTGGAGCGCCCCGAGCACATGTCGGACGCGGCTTGGGCGAAGTTCGTCGCCGGGGGCTACGGCGACTTCCAGTTCAACATTCTCGTCGGCGGCAAGGTTGTGCCGCTGGCCGTTCCTGCCGGGCAGAGTGCGGACAAGTACTTCTCCTCGCGCATCTCGGCCAACAACCCCGACGCCATCTACCTGTCGGTCAACCTCGCGATCACCGATGCACCGTACACCGGGGTGCAGGCCAAGCTCGCGGATTCCAAGACGGACCTGTACACGGTCAACCCGACGTACCTGGCCTCGAACCCGGATCCGTTCCCCGGGCGCGGGGCCATCGAACAGCGGGGCTTCTTCGTGTTCGGTGACGGGCAGAAGAACGCGGAGTTCTCTTCACCCGACGCGGTCTACGTGACAGTCGCCAACGCGGTCGTCGATGCGAAGCCGTCGGCGGTGGTGAAGAAGCTGAAGGGCAACACGAACGAGTTGACCATCACGGTGAAGCAGACCCATGTCGACGGCAGCGAGTCTCCGGTGACGGCCACGTTCACCATCGACAACAACGCTGCCGGCACCTACACCGTCGGCGATTACAAGGTATTCGTCGACACCAAGGGCAACACCCAGGTGCGGTCGATCTCCATCGTGTGA
- the map gene encoding type I methionyl aminopeptidase has translation MIELKTPAEIQRMHVAGRFVAEVLSEVGRLADVGVNLLDLEHHVRGMIKRSGAKSCYWDYAPSFGRGPFRNVICLSVNDAVLHGLPHDYTLRDGDVLSADLAVSVDGWVADSARTVVVGTAAEEDLRIIRATEEALEAAIEVARPGNRLGDISAAIWAVAHDYGYPVNTEFGGHGLGRTMHEEPHVSNKGRAGRGLTLRPGLTLALEPWFARTTDRIVYDADGWTIRSADGSRTAHSEHTVAITEDAPLVLTRRESEDPARRGGSATRLSTTDA, from the coding sequence GTGATTGAACTGAAGACGCCTGCGGAGATCCAACGCATGCACGTGGCCGGGCGTTTCGTCGCCGAGGTGCTCTCCGAGGTCGGCCGGCTCGCCGACGTGGGCGTCAACCTCCTGGACCTGGAGCACCACGTCCGCGGCATGATCAAACGGAGCGGGGCGAAGTCGTGCTACTGGGACTACGCGCCGTCCTTCGGGCGCGGCCCGTTTCGCAACGTCATCTGCCTGTCGGTCAACGACGCCGTCCTGCACGGCCTACCCCACGACTACACGCTGCGTGACGGCGACGTACTCAGCGCGGACCTCGCGGTCAGCGTCGACGGCTGGGTGGCCGACTCGGCGCGCACGGTCGTCGTCGGGACCGCCGCCGAGGAGGACCTGCGGATCATCCGCGCCACCGAGGAAGCGTTGGAGGCGGCGATCGAGGTGGCGCGTCCGGGCAACCGCCTGGGTGACATCTCGGCGGCCATCTGGGCGGTAGCCCACGACTACGGCTATCCGGTCAACACCGAGTTCGGTGGCCACGGCCTCGGCCGCACCATGCACGAGGAGCCCCACGTTTCGAACAAGGGCCGGGCAGGGCGCGGCCTCACGCTCCGGCCGGGCCTGACCCTCGCGCTCGAACCCTGGTTCGCCCGCACGACCGACCGGATCGTCTATGACGCCGACGGCTGGACCATCCGGTCGGCCGACGGCTCACGCACGGCCCACTCCGAGCACACCGTCGCCATCACCGAGGACGCCCCCTTGGTGCTCACCCGGCGTGAATCGGAGGACCCCGCAAGAAGGGGTGGCTCCGCCACTCGTCTATCCACGACGGACGCCTAG
- a CDS encoding IS701 family transposase yields MLAGVLDCFAGRFGRVEPRRAAAAFVTGLLSDLEVKTCWQLAEQAGHARPDAMQRLLYRAVWDADAVRDDLRQLITDRFGGPDAVLVVDETGDLKKGTHTVGVQRQYTGTAGRIENSQVGVFLGYAGSDGHTLIDRRVYLPASWTDDGDRCAAAGVPDEIGFATKPDLAADMITAAIDAGVPAGWAAADEAYGNSAAFRAHLREHRLGYVLAVSCSHLIPLDGGKTRVRADQVAADLPASAWQRRSAGAGSKGPRYYDWAWLDDVCTDADPDDAGRHSLLIRRNTTTGELAFYRCWTPKPVTLAQLVRVAGIRWTVEESFQAAKSQVGLDQHQVRRWDSWHRFTTLALAALAVLAICAADAAHDPADARLIKLTVNEVRRLINACIIRPISDLTHRLHWSQWRRRHQARARQSHYTRRLNLALQH; encoded by the coding sequence GTGCTGGCCGGGGTGCTCGATTGCTTCGCGGGCCGGTTCGGGCGGGTGGAGCCGCGCCGTGCGGCGGCGGCGTTCGTGACGGGGCTGCTGTCCGATCTTGAGGTGAAGACGTGCTGGCAGTTGGCCGAGCAGGCCGGACATGCCCGCCCGGACGCGATGCAAAGGTTGTTGTACCGGGCGGTGTGGGACGCCGACGCCGTCCGTGACGACCTGCGGCAGCTGATCACCGACCGGTTCGGCGGCCCGGACGCGGTTCTGGTGGTCGATGAGACCGGTGATCTGAAGAAGGGCACCCACACGGTGGGGGTGCAGCGGCAGTACACCGGCACGGCCGGGCGGATCGAGAACAGCCAGGTCGGGGTGTTTCTGGGCTACGCCGGCTCCGATGGGCACACCCTGATCGACCGACGCGTGTATCTGCCGGCGTCGTGGACCGACGACGGGGATCGGTGCGCAGCCGCCGGGGTGCCCGACGAGATCGGCTTCGCCACCAAGCCGGACCTGGCCGCCGACATGATCACCGCCGCGATCGACGCCGGCGTTCCGGCGGGCTGGGCGGCCGCGGACGAGGCATACGGCAACAGCGCCGCTTTCCGCGCTCACCTGCGCGAACACCGGCTCGGCTACGTCCTCGCGGTGTCCTGCAGCCACCTGATCCCGCTCGACGGCGGCAAGACCAGAGTCCGCGCCGACCAGGTCGCCGCCGACCTACCCGCATCGGCGTGGCAGCGCCGCTCAGCCGGCGCCGGATCCAAGGGCCCCCGCTACTACGACTGGGCCTGGCTGGACGACGTGTGCACCGACGCCGACCCCGACGACGCAGGCCGGCACAGCCTGCTGATCCGCCGCAACACCACCACCGGCGAACTGGCCTTCTACCGCTGCTGGACCCCGAAACCGGTCACCCTCGCCCAACTCGTGCGGGTCGCGGGTATCCGCTGGACCGTCGAAGAGAGCTTCCAGGCCGCCAAGAGCCAGGTCGGCCTGGACCAACACCAGGTCCGCCGCTGGGACTCCTGGCACCGGTTCACCACCCTCGCCCTGGCCGCCCTCGCCGTCCTCGCGATCTGCGCCGCCGACGCGGCCCACGACCCGGCCGACGCCAGACTGATCAAGCTGACGGTCAACGAGGTCCGCCGACTGATCAATGCCTGCATCATCCGCCCAATCAGCGACCTCACCCATCGTTTGCACTGGTCACAGTGGCGACGCCGGCATCAAGCCCGAGCCCGACAATCCCACTACACACGCCGCCTCAACCTCGCACTTCAGCACTGA
- a CDS encoding YbaB/EbfC family nucleoid-associated protein codes for MFDEDGLERQLREARATLREVAEASRAHDPREIVTEAAEGRIVVTLGTDGRISSLEINPTVLRDGVQYLAEELQVAVNAALDERSADARTDEPVADLAALTARVERLQDEGLRQMRALTMSVSDVMRKLHGR; via the coding sequence GTGTTCGACGAGGACGGCTTGGAACGGCAACTCAGGGAGGCGCGGGCCACTCTGCGCGAGGTTGCCGAAGCCTCGCGCGCTCACGATCCCAGGGAGATCGTGACGGAGGCTGCGGAGGGCCGGATTGTTGTCACGCTCGGCACTGACGGGCGGATCAGCTCCCTCGAGATCAACCCGACCGTGCTCCGCGACGGCGTTCAATACCTGGCTGAGGAGCTCCAGGTCGCGGTGAACGCCGCGCTCGACGAGCGCAGCGCCGACGCGCGTACCGATGAGCCTGTCGCGGACCTCGCGGCACTCACCGCCAGAGTTGAGCGCTTGCAGGACGAGGGCCTGCGGCAGATGAGGGCGCTCACCATGAGCGTCAGTGACGTCATGCGCAAGCTCCACGGGAGGTGA
- a CDS encoding dihydrofolate reductase family protein, whose amino-acid sequence MRKIVVTEFLSLDGVAEAPDSFFTDWDDVVDASIPRAIATQDAVILGRRSYTEWSQFWPSSQIEPFATFINGVAKYVATSAPLDLDWANTTVIDSGLVEFVRDLKQQRGGDIGVHASISVAQALLAADVVDELRLVIAPCIVGRGRRLLDGLPSLRLESIGSETSPTGYLLVDYRVIR is encoded by the coding sequence ATGCGAAAGATCGTCGTAACCGAGTTCTTGTCCCTCGACGGGGTTGCCGAGGCCCCAGATAGTTTCTTCACCGACTGGGACGACGTGGTGGACGCCAGCATCCCCCGTGCGATCGCGACACAGGACGCGGTCATTCTCGGCCGCCGTAGCTACACCGAGTGGTCCCAGTTCTGGCCGAGCAGCCAGATCGAGCCATTCGCGACATTCATCAACGGAGTCGCGAAGTATGTCGCGACATCGGCGCCCCTTGACCTAGATTGGGCCAACACGACGGTGATCGACAGCGGCCTGGTCGAATTCGTTCGGGATCTCAAGCAGCAGCGCGGAGGCGATATCGGTGTCCACGCAAGCATCTCGGTCGCGCAGGCGCTGCTCGCCGCCGACGTTGTCGACGAACTCAGGCTCGTGATAGCGCCGTGTATCGTCGGCCGCGGACGACGGCTCCTCGACGGCTTGCCATCGCTTCGGCTCGAATCGATCGGAAGCGAGACCTCACCGACTGGTTATCTGCTCGTTGACTATCGCGTTATTCGTTAG
- a CDS encoding WXG100 family type VII secretion target: MDPLDVDVDSLRQGADELERAKEAVRETFEGFQAMVADYADAFGGDEIGMLLGVAHQACVDAAKECFSTNVTELESYVEGLHEMAERFQRVEEAAAASFQRIFGSLGG; encoded by the coding sequence GTGGACCCGCTCGACGTCGACGTTGACTCGCTGCGCCAGGGCGCTGACGAGCTTGAGCGGGCGAAGGAGGCCGTCCGGGAGACCTTCGAGGGCTTCCAGGCCATGGTGGCCGACTACGCCGATGCCTTCGGGGGTGACGAAATCGGCATGCTGCTGGGCGTCGCCCATCAGGCCTGCGTTGATGCGGCGAAGGAGTGCTTCAGCACCAACGTCACGGAGTTGGAGAGCTATGTCGAGGGCCTGCACGAGATGGCGGAGCGCTTCCAGCGTGTCGAGGAGGCGGCGGCGGCGAGCTTCCAGCGGATTTTCGGCTCGCTCGGCGGCTGA
- a CDS encoding FG-GAP-like repeat-containing protein, whose translation MNGDGNADLVGINVKNDCLYRFNGNGSGGVGSGVQVGCGWGNYIGLLGLGDFNRDGKGDLVAMHTNGDLYRWHGNGSGGFSSGSVIARGNRGLYVGPMTRASVCWAAPAVTSRPSAPQARAAGRRRRRGRVEQVFTLPVGWLLA comes from the coding sequence CTGAACGGTGACGGTAACGCCGACCTCGTCGGGATAAACGTTAAAAACGACTGCCTTTATCGCTTCAACGGTAACGGCAGCGGCGGTGTTGGCAGCGGCGTGCAGGTCGGCTGCGGGTGGGGCAACTATATTGGTCTCCTGGGTCTCGGGGATTTCAACCGCGACGGCAAGGGCGACTTGGTCGCCATGCACACGAATGGCGACCTTTACCGCTGGCACGGTAACGGAAGCGGTGGATTTAGTTCAGGTTCAGTGATCGCTCGCGGGAATAGGGGACTATACGTTGGCCCAATGACGCGTGCCAGCGTCTGCTGGGCCGCGCCCGCAGTTACCAGCCGCCCGAGTGCTCCACAGGCTCGGGCGGCTGGGCGGAGGAGGCGTCGCGGCCGGGTGGAGCAGGTCTTCACGCTCCCGGTGGGATGGCTACTGGCTTAG
- a CDS encoding helix-turn-helix domain-containing protein, producing MVRQPLTPEQIEAGRRLGALLRHARAGRDLAEVAHAAGISPETLRKIETGRLPSPGFGTIICLGEALNLPVQELAATWRGSALPLEAVL from the coding sequence ATGGTCCGCCAACCGCTCACGCCTGAGCAGATCGAAGCCGGCAGGCGTCTCGGCGCTTTGCTGCGCCACGCGCGAGCGGGGCGCGACCTGGCGGAAGTCGCGCACGCGGCTGGCATCTCGCCGGAAACCCTGCGCAAGATCGAGACCGGACGACTACCCTCTCCCGGATTCGGCACGATCATCTGCCTCGGTGAGGCGCTCAACCTGCCGGTGCAGGAGTTGGCAGCCACCTGGCGCGGCAGCGCCCTACCGCTGGAAGCCGTCTTGTAG
- a CDS encoding SMI1/KNR4 family protein, protein MNDQLTWIDRIVEVTGWHHEPEGDAGWEQVEAELGVALPSDFKELCRRFVPGSFYAYLDLLRPTGAHESRQLLAAWALCRRESFASVYARTRSTDRTGDRG, encoded by the coding sequence GTGAATGATCAGCTGACGTGGATCGACCGGATCGTCGAGGTGACCGGATGGCACCACGAGCCTGAGGGTGATGCCGGCTGGGAGCAGGTGGAGGCGGAGCTCGGCGTCGCCCTGCCGTCGGACTTCAAGGAGCTTTGTCGACGGTTCGTGCCGGGGTCGTTCTACGCGTACCTGGATCTGTTGCGACCAACTGGCGCGCACGAATCGCGGCAACTGCTTGCGGCATGGGCCTTGTGCCGGCGTGAGTCTTTCGCGAGTGTCTACGCCCGTACGCGATCTACGGACCGGACAGGGGATCGGGGCTGA